TCAGCTAAGGACTGCATACGTTCTAGTCCCAGTTTGGCAACTTCCAGTGGATCTTGCTGCCAGAGATCTTCCCGAAATAATTCAAGAGAAAGCCAGCTTTGATAATCGATCTGTTTTAAAAGCTGGCAGTAATGCGACAAGTCAAGATGTCCGTCTCCTGGTAGAACCCGGTCTGGGTCCATCTGCGTCTCTCGGGGAATGGAATCGACGGCATCGTTAAAGTGAGAAATGGCAATCTGCTCAGGTTTGAGTTTGGCAATCGTCTCCATTGAGCCACCACCCCGAAAGACATGAAATGGATCGAGTACCAATGTTGCCTGTGGGTGTTCCGATTTTTCGACAATTTGTAAGGCATCTTCAATGGTAGTAACATCTTCTACAAATCCTAAAAATTCCACCGCGGGTTTCGCGCCAGCTGTGATTCCCGCTTCTAACAGTTCTCGATAACGCTGTGCCCCCAGGTCATAGTCAGGTTTCTCACGGTGTGGACAGGCAATAACATATTCTGCTCCCAGCCTGGCTGCCAGCTTAATGCGTTCCAGGCAACGATCAAAAACTTGGGCGTATTCTTCAGGTGTAGCAGACCACCAGTCACGCAACATAATCATTGTGGGAATGGCTAGCCCCGTGTCCTGAATTGCTTGTGAAATACTTTTAAGATCGCCACCCTCTGAAATAAATGCTTCAACTTCATCAAACCAGAGCTCAATGCCGCCGTAGCCGGCTTCTGCTGTGATACGAATTTTGTCAAGCAGTGGAGTCGTACGGATTGTACTGGCATTCAGGCTGTAGAGAAAAGAACTCATTGAGGGGGTTCCTTAAAGGAAAAAACGCAGAAACAGTCATAAATTTAGATACTATTTGACGTAAGACTATCAGAGGCGCCTTAAGCTGCCAGGACAGGTTGCATTATCTTGCAGTCTAATGAGTATCGATCAACATATTTTGCATGAAATGCCAGCAATGATCAACTCAATCGATTATAGAAAAGGTTGCTCGACTCTTGTGTGTCAATCCGTCACAATAAGATTGTTCGTTTTAGCCTGATTTAAAACTATCACGATTTAAAAAAAGTTTCGGCGTGCGCTATTTCATTTTTAGAATATGTCTTCAATGATAGATCGTTCTTACTTTCAAATGTTTGCTGTGATCGCAGTGGTCAGTTTACTGATCAGTGGTTGCGGTTCGGAATCACCTGCTCCACAGAAACTTACGGAATCTGAAATTGTAGTCACGCAGGAACAATCACCTGAGCTACGTTCTAAAACCAAGACTTCTCGAAAAAGTACGACTGAATCAAAAACCATAACAGAGGAAACTGTTGACAACAAAAATCTCCATCGCAAGGCCAGTCCCTCAGAAGGGGATACAGAGAAAATAGTAAAAACGGTCTATCGGCCCAGCGATCAGAGACCGGTTCATAACAATCAGAGATTGGCTTTACTGGGCATTCATCTTTATGAATCTCCTCGATTGAAGCTTTATACAGATATCGATCCTGAAGTTGCCGCAAAGTTGCCCCCTGTGATCGATCAGGCATATCTGGCACTGGAAGATTATTTTGGTTCGTTACCTCCGGATCGTGAGGGGACCGAATTTCAGGTGACTGGTTACATTATGCAGAATCGTGAGTTGTTCAAAGAAGCAGGCGTGATTCTTGATTCGTTGCCTAGAATTGTCAATGGCCGCCATCAAGGAGCTCAATTCTGGATGGACTATCAGACCGAGAATTATTATTTACGGCATCTAATGCTCCATGAATATACTCACTGCTTCAGTATGATTATGGAAAACATTGGTGCGCCCGTCTGGTATCTGGAAGGAATCGCTGAATCCATGGCAACACACTCCATCGATCAGAACGGCAAGATTACACTCAATGTGATGCCTCATAATAAAGAGGATTTCGCCGGATTAGGCAGGATATCGCTCATTGAACAGGCTGTGCTAACGTCACCTCCCAAACACATGTTGGAAGTGATGCAATTTGGGCCAGCTGATTATGTTGGAAATAATGAATCCTATGCCTGGTCCTGGGCACTCACACAGTTTTTTGATAAACATCCTCGCTATGCAAAACCATTTCGAGAATTGTCTCGACACATGCAGGGGAGAGCATTTTCACAAAAGATTCAGCAATTGATCAAGGATGATTTTACGAAGATCAATGACGCCTGGTTGTTATTTGCTAAAAACCTGCAACCAGGTTATGACTTTGAGCGAGCAGCCATTTCATTTCGTACAGGACAGCAGTTAGATCAGGCAAATTCATTTGCGGTTGCGAAAATTGCCAGCGATCGTGGCTGGCAATCAAGTGGGATTCGTGTCAAAAAAGGCGATACATATGAACTGATCGCCAAAGGAATGTTTAGCCTGGCAGAGAAACCAAAACCCTGGATGAGTACTGCAGACGGAATCAGTTTTCGTTATTTTAAAGGACAGCCACTCGGACGATTAATCATGTTGATTCGGCCGGACTCTGTTTCAGGAATTTCTGATCGACTTTCAATTTTAGAGGAGTATCCTCTGGGAGCTAGTGCAACCTGGATGGCTCCCGTTTCCGGAACGATTTACTTTCGACTCAATGATGCATGGAATGAACTGGGAGATAACGAAGGCAGTGTTTCGGTCACCGTCACTCGAAAGTAAAAATTATCGTTTAAATTGTGGTCAGATTGGGAGCAGTTTCTTCTCGCTAATATAATCAACACCGTTAACTACCAGGCCAGACGACAGGAATACAAGATGTCAGATCAATCGTACAAGTTTATTGGTTTACAAGATCAAACTTCGCGGAGAAAATTTTTCAAACAGGTTACCGCGTCTGCACTGGCAGGAAGTCTGGTTTCCCCTCTTACTGCAAAGTCAGCAGAGGGACAGGCAGAGTCTTCCAAAAGTAAGATTAAAAAAGCCGTCAAGTATCAGATGATTCTGGAGAAAATTGCGGTTCTCGATAAGTTCAAAATGCTAAAAGATCTGGGATTCGATGGGACGGAGATTCATTATCGCACGAAAGTGGATCCGAAAGAGGTCAGAAAAGCTATTGATGCCACTGGAGTCCAAGTACATGGATTTCTAAACAGTAGTCGTGATGAGTTGAAAGATTCGATTGATCAAGCGAAGTACTATGGTGGGACAAGCGTGCTGGTTGTGGCAGGACGCGTTGATCAGAAAAACCCTTATGATGTTGTTTACCAGCAACAGCAAACCAAGCTAAGAAAGCACCTGCCGTATGCAGAAAAGCAGGGCATCAAATTATTAGTCGAAAATGTCTGGAATAATTTTCTGCTTAGCCCATTAGAGATGGCGCGTTTCATCGACGAGTTGAAGAGTCCTGCTGCTGGAGTTTATTTTGATGTGGGGAATGTGGTTCGTTTTGGCTGGCCAGATCAATGGATTCGTGTGCTTGGTCCACGGATTGTAAAACTGGACATCAAAGAATATAGCCGTAAAAAGCAAATCGACGAAGGGCTCTGGAAGGGTTTTCAAGTGGAGCTCAACGAAGGAGACTGTGATTGGCCATCGGTACGTAAGGCCTTACTAGATATTGGTTACACTCAAGGTTGGGCGACCGCTGAAGTAAAAGGAGGTGATCGTCAAAGATTACAGGATATTTCAGAACGCATGGATCATGCTCTTGATCTTGCCTGATCCAGAGTTGATAATAAATTAATACAATTAAGAAGTGACTTCCCTGTAATTGTCTCCCACAAACATCCTACCACTGGCGAACTCGATGGAAATGGTTCGCTTTATCGAAGACAGAATTCAATATCATCCTGAATGAAAGGTCTTTCCCGTGAACGAACATGCCTCCGATCAACAACCATTACAAGCACGTCGTAATTTTTTGAAACAATCATTGGGGACACTCGCAACGACAGGACTTGTGGTGAATCCTGCACTCACATCGGGGGCTTTTGCTGCCAGTTCAGAAATGATCAAAGTGGGACTGGTTGGTTGCGGTGGACGAGGGACCGGTGCTGCTGCTCAAACATTGAGGGCTGATCCAAATGTGGAACTGGTTGCTATGGCTGATTCTTTTGGTGACCATCTTGAGAAAAGTTATCAGAATCTCAAGAAGACCGAAGTTCAGGACCGTGTGAAAGTAGATGCGGAACACAAATTTGTCGGATTTGATGCATTTCAGAAGTTAATTGACTCCGGTGTTGATCTGGTACTCCTGGCAACGCCGCCTCATTTCCGCCCTCAGCATTTAAAAGCCTGTATTGATGCTAATAAACATGTCTTTTGCGAAAAACCTGTAGCTGTGGACGCTCCCGGAATTCGTTCGGTTTTAAAATCGACTGCAGAAGCCAAGCAGAAAAATTTAACGATTGTTTCCGGGCTTTGCTGGCGTTACGAAACCGGTATGCAACAAATGGTTGATAAGATTCATAATGGTGGGATTGGTGATATTATTTCACTACATAGTACGCGCTATCTTGGTGGCGTTGCCAAAATGGTGAAGCGAAAACCTGAGTGGTCAGATATGGAATACCAGATGCGTAACTGGTATTACTATACTTGGCTCTCTGGTGATTTTAACACAGAACAGTTTGTGCATGAGCTAGATAAACAGTCCTGGGTGATGGGCGAGTATCCCGTACGTTGTTATAGCGTGGGGGGGCGGCAAACGCGTACTGGTGAAGACTACGGTCACATTTATGATCACTTCAGTACGGTGTATGAGTATGCCAACGGAGCCAAATACGTTGCGTCTACGCGACACCAGCAAGGTTGCAGTTCCATGTTCGTGGATACTGTTTCTGGTACGGAAGGTACAGCGACTCTGATGAAGTATCGGATCGAAGGGAAAAATCCCTGGAAGGGAGCCCGCCGACGTACCAATATGCATCAATTGGAACACAACGAAATGTATAAGGCACTCCGAAATGGCGACGTCATCAATAACGGCGAATACATGGCCAACAGCTCGATGATGGGAATTATTGCTCGGATGTCCGCTTATACCGGCAAAACACTCACTTGGGAACAAGCCATGAATTCAAAGGAAGACCTCTCTCCTGAGAAATATGATATGGCAATGTCTTTACCGACACCTGAAGTCGCCACACCTGGAGTGACTCCATTTGTTTAATCTGCTATTGAAATGAAGCGAGTTCAGGTATATTGAACAACCGGCGTGAATGATACATGCCGGTTGTTTTTTTGAATATAAAACAATTCCATAAACTAATTATATGCTGTGTATATTTTTTATCTGGGGGGATGTGATGAGGTCGCTCGCTTATTCACTTCTATATTTAGGTGTCATGATTTCAACCTGTTTGATTCAAAATGATGCTCGATTATGGGCAGGTAAGAATTCGGCAGAACAGAAACCGGCAGAGTCAAAACTAACGCTCTCTCGTGAAAAGAATATGCTCTATATTCATGGAGATCATATTCCGGGTGGAAAAATCCCCATCTATTATCTGGAGGCTTACTGTCGTGCGAATTCCACTGATGCCGACTGGGTGAAACACACTGTTGTGAAACATGAGACTCAGACACTTTCGATGAATGAAGATCGGACGGTGCTCAAGTTGAAGTGCACTGTAGCGGACGGAATGACCGTGCATCACAAGATTACCGCGAAAGATGATGAAGTTGATTTCCAGTTAGTTGCCCACAATCCTACAAAACAGCGTTCCGAAGTACATTGGGCACAACCATGCATTCGTGTGGGGGATTTCACAGGTCTGGGAAAGTCAGCTACGGATGATAAATATGCCTATATTAAAAAGTCATTTATTTTTCTGGATGGAAAGCCAGCATTGATGCCGACAAAAAATTGGGCCACCAAGGCGCGCTACATTCCGGGACAGGTTTGGTGTCCGATCAATGTACCTCGTACCGATGTCAATCCCCGTCCTTTAAGCAAGAACGTTCCCAGTAATGGCTTAATTGGTTGCTATAGTGCTGATAATCAGTGGATTTTTGCGACGGCCTTCGAACCGTATCAGGAGCTGTTTCAAGGTGTCATTCGGTGTTTGCATGCAGACTTTCGTCTGGGAGGTTTAAAACCAGGTGAGACCAAAACAATTCGGGGGAAAGTGTATATTGTTCCTGCGGATATGGATGCCTTTGTGAAACGCTATGAACGCGATTTTCCCGAACATACGAAACACAACAAGTAGGATCGTTTTTAAATTAGCGATATCAACGATTGACCGTGGTCGGTTCACTAACGCGCGTAACCAGTTTTTTAGCATCCGCACCACTGATGGTGACCTCGAATTCACCATCTCCCGAGCTAATTGATTTAACAAGAATGGTGTAACGCAGGAAAGCATCCGCTGGAAGCTCTCTCACTGGAGAAACCTTTAAAATGTTTTGATTTACTTCAGGACGTAAATTCAGTTTTTGATTTCCCTGATGTGCTTCGACGGAAACGACGCGAAACATACGCGGAATCTTTGCCTGCAGAGAAATATCTCTGGCAGGTTGTAAGCCTCGGTTTTCGATACTGACTTCATAGGTTGTCTCTTCGCCACGCGTAATCGGGTCTTTTGTATCTCGGACCCGCACATCCAGGACACCTTGTAGGGGTGCCACTTTTAAACAGGCTGAGGCCTGTTCATTTGGAAGCTCAGGACTGGAGACCATGACCTGTAAGCAGGCATGTTCGGCCGCAACCTCACAATCAAATTCGACTTGTAACTGAACCCCTTCCCCTTTACGGATCTTGTCTAATGACCATTTCAATTGCCCTGTCTCACGTTCTGAACCAATAGAAGCTTCGCGTGGAACAAAGACTGCGTCATAAGAGATGACTGCCTGAATATTATTTAAATCGACATCTGACACATTTGACAATTTCACAATATATTCTGCACGACTTCCAACGGTTCTCAGGGAAGGGCCGATGACTGACAGGTCCAGTTGTTTCTTCTCGTATTCTACACAGACAGATTTCCAGACCAGTTCTTCTCCATTGGCAATGGCGCGAAACCGGCAGCAATGATTTCCTAGAATATCGCTGTAGAGTGTTAACGAAATTTCCTTGGACTCACCTGGCTGCAAGGTCCCCAGACGTTGTCCGATTTTCTTTTCACGTCTCCCCGGAAAGAGGAACTCGGTATCAAATTCACACTCGACAAGTACGTTTCTGACGGCACGGTCTCCAACATTTTTGGCAATGACATAGAATGTTGCACCACTCCCCAACTGTCGTTTGGGGATGACATCCACAGACAATTCCAGCGGGCCTGTTGTTGCGGGGGCTGTCATCTTTGGACCAGATTGCAATTTTGGACCAGACTTTGACTGTGGGGATTTTTTTAGATAATCCGGACGTTTTAACTCTGGCCGAGGAGAGATCCGTTCGGGTAGATCACGGGGCTGAGGTGGCAGATTCCGATTCACAGATTCAGGAACAGCAAACAAATCTTTTTCAGGCTCTGAGTTCTGTGGTTGTTTTTGGCGAATGGTCTCCGGATTAACCCTCTGTGTTTCCCGAGATTGTGAAGTGGGGTTTTGTGGAGGATTCTCCAATGATTCATTTTGCGGATCTAATGGTGGCGGATTAGTCAGTTTCCAGGAGGAACGTTGTCCCGGCGCAAGGGAAGAGCAGGCAGATACAACCGCTGTGAGCATTAACAGTAGCAGCATTCCTGAAGTAGGTTTCGAAAATGGCCGAATCTGACTACCCGGCATGTACAGACCTCAATCCTCAATAAATTAAAAGTAAACGTATCTCTTTAAAGTTTACCATGCAAACTTGAGTTCAACAGAGAAAGAATAAGGTGTTTTTTTAAATAGTAAGAGCGTTAAAATGGATATGAAATCTACTTTCATCCGCATTACATTTCTCGTGACCAATGAAACGATTCAAACGAATGATAGGCCTGATTCTCAGGAATTATCGATACAGTTTTATGCAATGAGAGAAACATGATAAAACGTGCGGAAATCAGTGAGATGCAGACTCCTTTCAATTAACAAATAAGCTCATAGTCTTTAGACTAAAACAATTAAGACGATGGTTTGGTTTGCGACTATCAGCCAGATCCCAATGGCGATTTCCCACTCCTCATAGGTCGTTTTTTTGTAATACTGAAAACGAATAAGGTACGATTTTGAACGTATTTGTGTCTGAATTTCTCTGTAGTGGGGCCTGTGAGATATCAAGTAGGGATGCTTCTATACTGGTAGAAGGAACCGCGATGTTAGAGGCGGTGATCGCTGATTTGATCTCCATCCCCAATTACAACATTATCACATGCATACAGGAAGATCTGACAACAGCCATTCCCAATTTCAGTCAATGGGAACAGGATGGTCGTTTGCAAGTCCATCGAGTGGGTGATCCAAGGGAGGAACAAGCTTGCTTCGAACAAGCTTGTCGACAGTCTGATATTGTATGGATTATCGCTCCGGAATTTGATGAAATTCTTTCTTCAAGAACCGAGCGAGCAATCCAATTGGGGGCATATGTTGTTGGTTCTGATTTGAAATCGATTAACCTGTCTGCGGATAAGTGGCGATTGTATGAATTTTTACATGATCGCTCGATTCCTACGATCTCAACTTTATTACTTGAAAGTCAACAGCTGACTTTCCCTTGTACCTTTCCCTGTGTCATCAAACATCGTTTTGGTGCAGGAGGTTTGGGATTGCATTATTTCACACAGCTTGATGACTGGCAGGAACAATTCTCGCATAGACAAGTAAATCATTCAGAATATATCGTGCAACCTTTTGTTTCTGGCAAGATGCTTTCCGCAGTGGTTCTGGTCAATTCCCATTGCAGAGAGTTTTTCCCCATAGGAGAACAGCGGATCTGCTGGGAATCCGGTTTTCAATATCAGGGAGGAGCGATCCCGAGTGAGCTTGCCATTGATGTGACGCAATCCGTTCAGAATCTACTCCAACGTTTGTGTAATGAGTTACCGGGCCTTGCGGGATATGTGGGATTTGACCTTCTACTGCCAGACGAGAACCCCACGGATCCATTGGTTGTCGAAATCAATCCGAGATTGACAACAAGCTATACGGGTTATCGTCAACTCACACAGGAGAATCTGGCTCAACGGATTGTTGATTCTGAAACGGCCTTCCCATTACTCAAGTGGGACGAAACACGGGGAGTTCAATTTCGACCCGATGGAACTGTTTTAATCAACCAGATGCAGTCTTAGAGAGTAGTTCAATTGATGTATGTGATTGGTTTGGATATTGGTGGTGCAAACATCAAATCAGCGGACAGCGATGGTGCCGCCAGGACGATTCCATTTGCGCTTTGGAAAACTCCTCAATTGTTAAAAGCAACATTACAGGAGTTACTCTCAGGTTTTCAACGTCCCGATCTGGTGGCGGTAACGATGACAGGTGAATTAGCGGACTGCTTCCCAACAAAAGCGACGGGTGTAGATCAAATTTTATCTGCAACCGAAGAAGCGGTGGCTCCTGTTCCCTTAGTTGTCTGGCAGACAGGGGCAGAGTTCCTGCCAACTGATATCGCCAGAGAATTTCCACTATTGGTTGCTGCCGCGAATTGGCATGCACTGGCGACTTGGCTAGGCCGGATGATTCCTGATCAAAATGGGATTCTGTTAGATATTGGATCAACGACCACAGACATTATTCCATTAGAAAATGGTATTCCCATTGCGGAAGGACTGACGGACGTTGAGCGATTGCTTTCTCGCGAGTTGGTTTATACTGGTGGACGTCGGACGCCACTTGCGATGATTGATCAGCAGGTCCCGTTCCGAGGTCAATGGTGTCCATTAGCGGCAGAATGTTTTGCCACGGCATTGGATCTCTATTTACTGCTCGAGGAGAATACCGAGAATCTGCATGATCACGATACGGCTGATGGAAATCCGGCGACTCAAGATAACGCTTATGCTCGAATTGCCCAGTCTGTTTGTTGTGATGTTTCAGAAATGACAAGAGCAGAGGCCGTGGAAGTTGCTCATTATCTGGCTGAGCAACAGCAGAAGCAGATTAACCAGGCTTTAAATCAAGTCGTGGATCAAATGTCAGTACCACCAATGGCAGTATTGATGAGTGGAAGTGCCGTTTTTCTGGCCGAAAAAATTATTAGAGCTCACCCGGTTTTAAGCGAGACTGTCATTACAAATGTCGCAGAAATCTTTGATCGATCGATTTCGAATGCGGCCTGTGCGTTTGCCGTCGCGCGCCTGGCGGCAGAAAGGGTTCGGATTTAATAGATTGTTGCTTAGGATCTGTCGTCAGCTAATCTGGAGTTAGTAATCATTGAATTATATAAGTCTATTGAAAATAAACGCTTATATGATTGTGCGTAGTGCAGTTATGACCACTTTCTTTACGGTTTCCTAGTCTAAGAGTGGTTGACTCATTTTTCATACTTGTGTTATCTTTCGCCTCTTGTAAGTGCTTACTGGCGATCGTTTTTTGAGCCAAAGTCATTTTTCCTGCTGCCATATTTTCCAGCCGAACGGATGGAATCAGGGATATGGTGCAGTGTTTACTGTATTTTGATTGGAACTGTGACTAAAAACATAAAGCCGAAATAACTTCCCTCATTCAGCGATGGAGCGCGAAAATATGTGTGGAATTGTCGGATATATCGGACATCGAGAGGCGGGGTCTGTATTGATCCAAGGTCTGCAAAAACTGGAATATCGGGGATATGACAGTTCCGGTGTTGCCATTCATGAGAGTCCTTCTATCCAGATTCGTAAGAAAAAAGGCCGGGTCTCCGAAATGGCGGCGCTCTTTAAAGCGAGTCCTGTTGCAGGAACATTGGGAATTGGCCATACACGCTGGGCAACACATGGTGAGACCAATGACCAAAATTCACACCCGCATGTTGGGGGTAACGGAGAAGTCGTCATTGTGCATAACGGAGTCATTGAAAATTATTCTTCGCTCCGCACTCAGCTACAGGCACTGGGATATGTTTTCCGTACAACGACTGATACAGAAACTGTTGCGCATTTACTGTCTCATCATCTGGAAGAGCAGATTAAGCTGGGCGCTGATCCGTCAGAGCTTTCGACCTATCTTAAAGTTGTCGAAATTACGCTATCGAAATTAAAGGGAACTTATGGCTTGGTGATCATGTTCCAGGATCTTCCCAATCTGTTGATAGCGGCTCGATTGGGAAGCCCGTTAGTGATCGGTGTGGGCAAAGGGGAACATTTTATTGCCAGCGATGCAAGTCCTCTGATTGGATATACTGATGAAGTCATCTATCTCTCTGATCATGAGATCGCAGTTATCACTGAAGATGAAGTTGAAGTCATTCACCGCGATGAGGGTCAGCAGAAATTATCGATTCAGACTTTAGATCAGGTAAGTGTTGATTCCGATCTGGGTGACTTTGAGCATTACATGCTGAAAGAAATCTTTGAGCAGCCTCAGACACTTGAGAATGCGATGCGAGGTCGTATTGATGAAGATGAGGCAACCGCGAAATTTGGTGGATTGAACCTGTCTGCGCAGCAGCTGAGAAACATTGACCGAGTCGTCTTAACGGCTTGTGGAACGAGTTGGCATTCTGGATTAGTAGGTGAGTATCTCCTGGAAGAATTTGCCAGGATACCAACCGAGGTCGAATATGCTAGTGAATTACGGTATCGGAATCCTCCAATTTCAAACGATACCATGATTTTCGCCATTACCCAAAGTGGTGAAACGGCAGATACTCTGGCAGCGATGAGAGAATGCAAACGAAAAGGTCATCCCACATTGGCGATTTGTAATGTGGTTGGCTCTTCAATCGCCCGTGAAGCAGATGGTGGAATTTATTTGCATGCCGGTCCTGAAGTGGGAGTGGCTTCGACCAAAGCCTTTACATCCCAGGTGATGGTCATGATTCAATTGGCACTATTTTTGGGGAGAATGAGGCATCTCTCTTACCCTGCAGGTCGCAGAATTATTGATGCGATCCAAAAAATTCCCGATCAAATTCAGAAATGTCTTGAGTGTAATGATCTCATCAAAGACATTTCCAACAAGTACTGTAATTTCAATAATTTTCTCTATCTGGGTCGGCTTTATAATTTTCCCGGGGCATTGGAGGGGGCACTGAAACTCAAAGAGATCAGCTATATACACGCTGAAGGTTACCCGGCAGCCGAAATGAAACATGGCCCGATTGCGCTGGTTGACGAAGAGACCCCCAGTGTTTTTGTTGTTCCACGCGGACAGATATATCCCAAAGTCATGAGTAATCTGGAAGAGGTGAAAGCGCGTAAAGGGCCTGTGATTGCCATTGCCTGTGAAGGGGACAAAAAAATTGCTGATATTGCTGACGATGTCATTTATGTCCCAGACGTTGAAGATTTCTTACAGCCTCTCGTTACCGCGATTCCGTTGCAACTCTTATCATATCATATCGCTGTATTACGAGGCTGTAATGTAGACCGCCCCCGGAACCTGGCAAAGAGTGTTACAGTAGAGTAGTGAAATCAGGGAAGAGCAAAGGCTGGTTTCTGTGTTTCTGATGTTGAAAAAGGACTTTCATTCTTGAGAAAACATGGGCTTTCTCCCTGAAAACAGCAAAATACAGACATACCTCTCCTGAAAGTGCGAAAATTAAACTTTCCTGATTTGGTTTAATTCTGCGTTCCGCATAGAATGACTGATGAGGTACCCGGTAATTACCTGATCGATGTTCTTAAGCTCGATGAGGCGTCTGTCTGCCAGCTGAATTGGCGTACAAGCCTTCTTAAGCAGATAGGTAATGCAATCCATCTGCAAAACTGGATGTAGTAAAATGAAAGTAATTCTGGCAAATCCCCGTGGTTTCTGCGCGGGCGTCAATATGGCAATTGAATGTCTCGAAGAAGTCATTCGGATTTTTGGTAGTAATATTTATGTCTATCATGAAATCGTACATAACAAACATGTCGTGAATCGGTTTACCGAGCAAGGTGTGGTTTTTGTTGATTCCGTGAGCGATGTTCCCGAAAATTCGATTCTCGTGTTCAGCGCGCACGGTGTTTCCCCTGTGATTCGTCAGCAGGCGCGCGACAGAAACATTCGTACGATTGACGCGACTTGTCCTCTGGTGACCAAAGTTCATACGGAAGCAATTAAATATGCAAATGCGGGCTATAACATTATTCTGATTGGTCATGAAGGACATGATGAAGTCATAGGCACAATGGGTGAAGCTCCTGAAAGTATTACCTTGATCGAGACCCCAGAAGAAGTCGCAGCTTTGGAATTTTCTGAGGATGACAAATTAGCTTATCTCACGCAAACAACATTGAGTGTTGATGAAGCAGGCAGAGTCATCGAAAGTCTTACAAAAAAGTATCCTGGTATCGAGAGTCCACCCAAAGCCGATATCTGTTATGCGACAACAAATCGTCAAGAAGCGGTTTCGGAACTTGCACAGCAAGTCGATCTTGTATTGGTCTTAGGTAGTCAGAATAGTTCCAATAGTAAGCGACTGATGGAAATCGGAAAGTCTGCTAAAAAGCAGGCTTATCTAATTGATGGTGTGAATGAGTTATTAC
The Gimesia aquarii DNA segment above includes these coding regions:
- the glmS gene encoding glutamine--fructose-6-phosphate transaminase (isomerizing), which encodes MCGIVGYIGHREAGSVLIQGLQKLEYRGYDSSGVAIHESPSIQIRKKKGRVSEMAALFKASPVAGTLGIGHTRWATHGETNDQNSHPHVGGNGEVVIVHNGVIENYSSLRTQLQALGYVFRTTTDTETVAHLLSHHLEEQIKLGADPSELSTYLKVVEITLSKLKGTYGLVIMFQDLPNLLIAARLGSPLVIGVGKGEHFIASDASPLIGYTDEVIYLSDHEIAVITEDEVEVIHRDEGQQKLSIQTLDQVSVDSDLGDFEHYMLKEIFEQPQTLENAMRGRIDEDEATAKFGGLNLSAQQLRNIDRVVLTACGTSWHSGLVGEYLLEEFARIPTEVEYASELRYRNPPISNDTMIFAITQSGETADTLAAMRECKRKGHPTLAICNVVGSSIAREADGGIYLHAGPEVGVASTKAFTSQVMVMIQLALFLGRMRHLSYPAGRRIIDAIQKIPDQIQKCLECNDLIKDISNKYCNFNNFLYLGRLYNFPGALEGALKLKEISYIHAEGYPAAEMKHGPIALVDEETPSVFVVPRGQIYPKVMSNLEEVKARKGPVIAIACEGDKKIADIADDVIYVPDVEDFLQPLVTAIPLQLLSYHIAVLRGCNVDRPRNLAKSVTVE
- a CDS encoding Gfo/Idh/MocA family protein, which encodes MNEHASDQQPLQARRNFLKQSLGTLATTGLVVNPALTSGAFAASSEMIKVGLVGCGGRGTGAAAQTLRADPNVELVAMADSFGDHLEKSYQNLKKTEVQDRVKVDAEHKFVGFDAFQKLIDSGVDLVLLATPPHFRPQHLKACIDANKHVFCEKPVAVDAPGIRSVLKSTAEAKQKNLTIVSGLCWRYETGMQQMVDKIHNGGIGDIISLHSTRYLGGVAKMVKRKPEWSDMEYQMRNWYYYTWLSGDFNTEQFVHELDKQSWVMGEYPVRCYSVGGRQTRTGEDYGHIYDHFSTVYEYANGAKYVASTRHQQGCSSMFVDTVSGTEGTATLMKYRIEGKNPWKGARRRTNMHQLEHNEMYKALRNGDVINNGEYMANSSMMGIIARMSAYTGKTLTWEQAMNSKEDLSPEKYDMAMSLPTPEVATPGVTPFV
- a CDS encoding sugar phosphate isomerase/epimerase family protein, whose product is MSDQSYKFIGLQDQTSRRKFFKQVTASALAGSLVSPLTAKSAEGQAESSKSKIKKAVKYQMILEKIAVLDKFKMLKDLGFDGTEIHYRTKVDPKEVRKAIDATGVQVHGFLNSSRDELKDSIDQAKYYGGTSVLVVAGRVDQKNPYDVVYQQQQTKLRKHLPYAEKQGIKLLVENVWNNFLLSPLEMARFIDELKSPAAGVYFDVGNVVRFGWPDQWIRVLGPRIVKLDIKEYSRKKQIDEGLWKGFQVELNEGDCDWPSVRKALLDIGYTQGWATAEVKGGDRQRLQDISERMDHALDLA
- a CDS encoding hydantoinase/oxoprolinase family protein; this translates as MYVIGLDIGGANIKSADSDGAARTIPFALWKTPQLLKATLQELLSGFQRPDLVAVTMTGELADCFPTKATGVDQILSATEEAVAPVPLVVWQTGAEFLPTDIAREFPLLVAAANWHALATWLGRMIPDQNGILLDIGSTTTDIIPLENGIPIAEGLTDVERLLSRELVYTGGRRTPLAMIDQQVPFRGQWCPLAAECFATALDLYLLLEENTENLHDHDTADGNPATQDNAYARIAQSVCCDVSEMTRAEAVEVAHYLAEQQQKQINQALNQVVDQMSVPPMAVLMSGSAVFLAEKIIRAHPVLSETVITNVAEIFDRSISNAACAFAVARLAAERVRI
- a CDS encoding sugar phosphate isomerase/epimerase family protein, whose product is MSSFLYSLNASTIRTTPLLDKIRITAEAGYGGIELWFDEVEAFISEGGDLKSISQAIQDTGLAIPTMIMLRDWWSATPEEYAQVFDRCLERIKLAARLGAEYVIACPHREKPDYDLGAQRYRELLEAGITAGAKPAVEFLGFVEDVTTIEDALQIVEKSEHPQATLVLDPFHVFRGGGSMETIAKLKPEQIAISHFNDAVDSIPRETQMDPDRVLPGDGHLDLSHYCQLLKQIDYQSWLSLELFREDLWQQDPLEVAKLGLERMQSLAENA
- a CDS encoding ATP-grasp domain-containing protein; this translates as MLEAVIADLISIPNYNIITCIQEDLTTAIPNFSQWEQDGRLQVHRVGDPREEQACFEQACRQSDIVWIIAPEFDEILSSRTERAIQLGAYVVGSDLKSINLSADKWRLYEFLHDRSIPTISTLLLESQQLTFPCTFPCVIKHRFGAGGLGLHYFTQLDDWQEQFSHRQVNHSEYIVQPFVSGKMLSAVVLVNSHCREFFPIGEQRICWESGFQYQGGAIPSELAIDVTQSVQNLLQRLCNELPGLAGYVGFDLLLPDENPTDPLVVEINPRLTTSYTGYRQLTQENLAQRIVDSETAFPLLKWDETRGVQFRPDGTVLINQMQS